The DNA region caacatccatttctttaaaaaacatatgtagtaagccttttatatatataaaaaacaaaaaaaaaaaaaaacagaattggattttcattaaaacatgtgaaatttttttaaatttggaatttttttttttaacggatggaaaccccatttttatttttagaaaattcaatttttaaatctgaaaaactgattgtttttttaagtaaaatgtgcaaaactaatattccataattttcttctagatttaaaaaaagatagttttctgggttttttttaaacacagtttttccataaaaaaattattttttttcagatttttataaaaatccaatttttcacattttgaaaagaaaaaaattagtgttgtccgttagtcaaggttttactcgttaaaaaaaagttttccaaattgaaaaaaattccacatgttttaatgaaaatccaattctgttttttttttatatatatataaaaggcttactacatttgttttttaaagaaacgggtgttgaaaaattatttttccttattctataaataacgatttttcagatttctttttaaaagaataaatcaatttttcagtaataaaatgtcatgtgcaatttaattttttttttttaaaaacaattagtgttgtccgttagtcagggggaataaatgagccaaaaagttgaattgaggggtagttttagcaaaatagatgaataaagggtatttttataccttttctaaaagttcaggggcatttttgttttttccgttaaatttctaaaaaaatatttgggagtttgactaaaagtgcaccacttatgcaaacataatgtactattagtgctcgatgtgaaagaatatgtatgattttgatccaaatcCAAACATAATGTATGATTTCGGTCCTTTTCTCGTACGAAGTTACtcaattttttcttcttcttttcgaATAAAATATCGCTCATTTTCTTATGACAGGAGGAAACACAAGATTAATTATAAAGAAACGgaagtaaaattaatttttatatacACTTGCAAGAGTAATGAATCATTGGAAAACTACACTGGTGCTTTGGCCTCACGACAGCTTGCAAAAACTTttccaacaagaaaatattaAACTATAAACTAAACATCTAAGCTTCTAATTGAGTGTGTGTGTGTTACATATACGGTACCTATCAACTATAGCCGAGATACTACTATTTTTTTCCTAGTTATTGCTGACCATTAGATATAACATCTTCACGTTGGAGAGGTTCAATACTTATCACGGTTTCTTGTACTGCTGTGGGTGAAATTGCAGCTGTAGTAACGGATGTGTCACCGTTAACAATTTTTTGACAAGTTTCGATAAGGCAGTGCCTACAAGTAGGGCAAGAAGAGTGTGAATTGAGCCATTTGTCGATACACTTGACATGGAAGCCATGATTGCACTTTGGTAGAACCTTAACTTTCTCTCCAACTCCGAATTCTGATAAGCAAATGACACACTCAGAGTCAAGCCCTGGATGTTTCAACTCAGTAGTGTATGTTATAACTGGGAATGTCTTGAGGGCTTTTTTCTTGATCCCTTTATTGGCTAATTGTGCTGAAGAGGGGTTGTTATTTGTATGGTTTGAGGATGATTCCACCAACACTAAGGTAAAGCAACTGAATATACATTTTATGATGAAATTCAACACAAGCGAACCAACCACGGCACATACAAGTACTGCCAAAACCGTAATAACATTTGCCTCAAGCGTGGTGACGCTGTGACCAAGTGGTAAATTAATTAGGCCGTGGCTGATTCCGGCTGCCGTAGGCGGCACCATGGTGGTGTCCGGGTGGTATTGTTGTACTGTAGCAGCTGGTATCAGGAGTAGTCTTCTTGAGTAGTGGAGGTTTTCTTGAATGAATTGTGTGGAAGTTATAGTTGCCATAGAGCTTCTGGTTAAGAGTTTGTATTTGTGTTTTCTTTGTTTTCGTTGGTGTTGAATGAATTGAAGGCCAATTGTTTATATAGGACAAATGTATAGGGTGGACAGGTGTAAAGTGTGATAAACCTTTCTGGAGTCTTAATAATGGAAAGATGTATTTTTCTTAAGATCAGATAAAATTTGTATATATTCTATCTTTTTCAAATTTCATTGGGGGATTATATTGGGTAAGATCACAAATTTCACAAGTTTCATAACTACAAAAATGTGATGACATATTTTAAATATAAGTTTCAAAAGATTTCATTTACTCTTAATTTCATATCCAGTCaaataaattcacataaattgaaacaaaaataGTACTAtttttatgtacacaaaagttttaactttcacaaaattagaaaaaacATGCAAagaactggaaaaaaaaattctttaatgattttggatgaaaaaaattcataaaaaaaaatttgggcacgttgaaaaaataaaaggaaattttCCCTATCAGTATACTCCACTAAGACCCTTGGTATAAGTTAGTGAGTTATCCACTCAAGAAGAAGCCAAGCCACCTCCATTGCGGACTGTCAGGTAGGCTGACACGTTGCTATTAGCACTATGTACAATGATTAATGAACAAATCCCAAATACTCTCTCCCCAAGAATAAATGTCATCTTAGTAAAAAATacacatattaaaaaaaattaataatgcaATATAAAGTTTTTAaattatccttatatataaaaaatgaaatattttttttctctagCATGCATAAGTAGTAATCCTTTTAAAATTGAGAATCCAACCATACAAGTTATTATGTGACTTTATCATTTaaatgttactttaacttgtcattTTTTGTCTAAAGGTAGAGTTAAAAAAAATAGTCAATTTTTATCTTAATTTTCTAAAATGACACTTATTATAGAATAAATTTTTTAACTAAGGTTATACTTATCATGGGACAGAGGAAGTAAATCTTATTTGGGTCCCAAAGCTATATATTCACATGTCTTCCATCGCAAACGTTTCCCAACACGTAACACAAGCCAAAAGGACCACCAAATGATGTGGTGCTGGATGAGGTGTTTTTTAATTTGAAGTATCGAGTTCGAGCTTTGAGTATAAAATTTTTTGATAGGGAGAGCTTCCCATAGAAATGATTTTACGTAGTGTCAATCTGAATATAATTGGGCTTCAATGCGTATACAGGATaccggattaaaaaaaaaaaatcgcacaAGCCAAGCGAAAGGACTTTTTTGGGGGAGGAGATCCTCTCCAGTGATATTCGGTCCAGTATTATTCAATGTAGTTACTGATGTAATATTCTATGAGTCCAGCTAATTATAAAATTAATTTTCGATATTTGCAATCAGTTATGCAGAGTGTATATCAAAAACCAAATGCAGTAGTAATAATACTAACAAAATTAACTTATGCTTACATTAATCTCTGCATTATTTTATTGAAACAAACGAACGTGGAATGAAGTTATAtctcaaaatcaaaattttcttAAAGTAGACAATCCGTACATACAAATCTAAAATAATATTATACATCATGGTATAATAATTTGTGCAGTATTATTCAATACATAATAACAACTTTTACATTGATATAATTATTATTAATGCATAACAATTCCTAAAATGATCAGTTCAACCTGAAGCATACCCATTTGATCTTGGTAGACTGTAAAATTGCTCAATAGCGAAAATGTGGACAAGTGGGGAGGCAAATTTGACCAAGCTAAGTTTTATGATTTTCCACAAAGAAAAACTTCGCTAGCCAATACAGTACTTGATAAGTATGGGAAATTAAAGTGCCTGTCATCGTTTCATATCGATTGAGATTGTAGTTGTACTTGTGTGATTATTAATAGGAAAAGTGGTCAAAATTGGTATAAAAAGTACTAGTTGGGTCTTGTAAATATAAATTTGGAAACCATGTATTGGCTAGCTTTTGCTACGTGTGCTTCAACTTTTTCTGTTTTTGAACAGTATGCATGTTTGTTTTTGGGTCAGTTTTAGATTCTTGTACATGACCAAATCTTCAGTTAGGCACTTAAGTTCCCTGGTAATTAATAGTAAACTAGTTCAAAATTGTTTGAGATTTTACCTTAGATCGTTACCTAGGATTCGTAAGGTAAGGTCTAACTGCTTtatttatacttttttttttgaagttcattttttatttattaataaaaaattaGCCGTACGCAGTCCCCGCCTAGCGAATTtgcttaaaaaataaaataaaaaaactagACAActatttgtttgtttgtttataCGGAGAAGGTTATacgaaaaaaaatgtaaaattacTGTTGGGCTTATCAAAATGATTTAGTTTTATCCTTCATTTTTAGTTGGGGTCAACCATACCCTTGTCGTTACAGAACTGGCAGGCATTTGCTTCTATAGTTTGTAAAATGGTTTTCACTAACGAAACAGTTAAAAAATAAACATTATACATGAAAAATGTTCGCATTTCCCAATTAATTTACGAAATATTTACTTTTTCCCTCAGTATAATAATCTGGATCAGTAttgtctttctttttttttttttttttttaatctaaggATCCCATTTTGAACTTCAAATAAAAAGCCATAAAATGATATCTGACAATTAACTAAACCTCCTCTTATTTTTTGCCCCTCCTCTCTCCCCAATATGGAGAAATTTACTTTGTGAGTAGCATAACAAATATTATTTATGTGAGGCTAATTTATTACTTGACAAATGAATTCATGAGTCCCACAAACTCCTTTAGAATAGATTATAAAAAAGGCAACACGAAAAGTCTATATTTTTCCTAATTAGGATGTTTATCTAGAGGAAATAAAAGGAAATTAAAAGTACGAAAAGAAATCGGCAAATGGCTATAAACcgagattaaaaagaaaaaaaaaattctgcaCTAAAAGAATtggttactttttgtgttttatagtATAAGGCTTGTTATTATTTTATAAATCGAATTAGACATTTAATAACACTACAACCGTAAGATGAAGTTAAGAAAATTACCAAAAATTTATCAAATATATCTATATTGAAGAGAAAACAAGATTATTGGCGCGGTTTTAGAAAGTCTAAATTTGAATATGTGCAACAAACAATAAAGTGACCG from Lycium barbarum isolate Lr01 chromosome 10, ASM1917538v2, whole genome shotgun sequence includes:
- the LOC132615669 gene encoding RING-H2 finger protein ATL78-like; this translates as MATITSTQFIQENLHYSRRLLLIPAATVQQYHPDTTMVPPTAAGISHGLINLPLGHSVTTLEANVITVLAVLVCAVVGSLVLNFIIKCIFSCFTLVLVESSSNHTNNNPSSAQLANKGIKKKALKTFPVITYTTELKHPGLDSECVICLSEFGVGEKVKVLPKCNHGFHVKCIDKWLNSHSSCPTCRHCLIETCQKIVNGDTSVTTAAISPTAVQETVISIEPLQREDVISNGQQ